In Prunus dulcis chromosome 1, ALMONDv2, whole genome shotgun sequence, the following are encoded in one genomic region:
- the LOC117615943 gene encoding caffeic acid 3-O-methyltransferase-like: MSSRISEKTNANPMSQQQEEEKEEEEVGKLAIRLANVVILPMVLKSAIELNIIDIISAAGNGKFLSPSEIAASLPTKNPDAPVLLDRMLRLLTSHSILKCSVRTGQDGKVERLYGAGALCKFLVKDQHDGVGSVGPLLLLHHDKVFMESWCHFNDAVLEGGIPFNRAYGMTAFEYPETDERFNRVFNQAMSNHTTLILKKIFDVYKGFEGLNVLVDVGGGIGVTLNLITTKYPHIKGINFDLPHVLADAPSYPGVEHVGGDMFVSVPQGDAIFMKWILHDWSDEHCLTLLKNCCKALPSSGKVIIVESILPDIPDSSVTSNIVCEQDLLMLTVNPGGKERTKHEYEDLAVKSGFSGCEVICNAYNSWIMEFHKNANP, encoded by the exons ATGAGCAGCAGAATCTCTGAGAAAACCAACGCAAACCCAATGTCTcagcaacaagaagaagaaaaggaagaggaagaagtgGGCAAGTTGGCTATAAGATTAGCCAATGTGGTGATCCTACCAATGGTTCTAAAGTCAGCCATTGAACTCAACATCATAGACATCATCTCCGCTGCAGGGAATGGCAAGTTCCTCTCACCTTCTGAGATTGCGGCTAGCCTTCCCACAAAGAACCCAGACGCCCCGGTTCTGCTGGACCGGATGCTGAGGCTTTTGACAAGCCATTCTATTCTCAAATGCTCGGTTCGAACCGGCCAAGATGGGAAGGTGGAGAGGCTGTATGGTGCTGGAGCTCTATGCAAGTTTCTTGTCAAGGATCAGCATGATGGAGTTGGGTCTGTTGGGCCTTTGCTTCTGCTGCATCATGATAAGGTCTTCATGGAGAGCTG GTGCCACTTCAATGATGCTGTATTAGAAGGCGGAATTCCATTTAACAGGGCTTATGGAATGACAGCCTTTGAGTATCCAGAAACAGATGAGAGGTTCAATCGGGTATTCAACCAGGCCATGTCAAACCACACTACCTTAATCTTGAAGAAGATATTTGATGTTTATAAAGGGTTTGAAGGCCTCAATgtgttggtcgatgtgggggGTGGAATTGGTGTCACTCTCAATTTGATCACCACCAAGTACCCCCACATTAAGggcattaattttgatttgcCACACGTTTTAGCTGATGCTCCTTCTTATCCAG GTGTGGAGCATGTTGGGGGAGATATGTTTGTAAGTGTTCCACAAGGAGATGCTATATTCATGAAG TGGATACTTCATGATTGGAGTGATGAGCATTGCTTGACACTTCTCAAGAACTGCTGCAAAGCTCTCCCCAGCTCTGGAAAAGTTATCATTGTGGAATCAATTCTTCCCGACATTCCTGACAGTAGCGTTACATCTAACATTGTCTGCGAGCAGGACTTACTCATGCTAACAGTAAACCCTGGAGGGAAAGAGAGGACCAAACATGAATACGAGGACTTAGCAGTAAAATCTGGATTCTCTGGATGTGAAGTCATTTGCAATGCTTACAACAGCTGGATTATGGAGTTCCACAAAAACGCAAATCCCTAA
- the LOC117621354 gene encoding F-box protein 7: MASDFAFKVPAELESALRLNTVQYYITKRPWLDLYGINVRPVAPVGSTSRKVHVDPALLHRTLPDELLYEVFARMSPYDLGRAACVCRKWRYTIRNPVFWRIACLKAWQLSGVVENYKILQAKYDTSWRKMWLLRPRIRTDGLYVSRNTYIRTGIAEWKITNPVHLVCYYRYMRFFPSGRFLYKNSSQKLKDVAKFMNFRSAKADSVFSGHYTFSDDKVEAAVLYPGMRPTVLRIRLRLRGTTAGANNRMDLLSLVTSGVNDNEVCGPDEDILGVVEGWQDDETHNPDVPAVSHKRGLTPFVFVPFEEVETSFLNLPVEKMDYFVPG, encoded by the exons ATGGCTTCAG ATTTTGCTTTCAAAGTTCCAGCTGAACTTGAATCGGCTTTGCGGTTGAACACCGTTCAGTACTATATAACTAAGAGGCCGTGGCTTG ATCTTTATGGAATCAATGTGAGACCTGTTGCACCAGTTGGAAGTACGAGTAGAAAAGTACATGTTGATCCAGCCCTGTTGCACCGTACGTTGCCGGATGAGCTGCTCTATGAG GTTTTTGCACGAATGAGTCCATATGACTTGGGAAGGGCAGCTTGTGTTTGTCGCAAATGGAGATACACTATTCGTAACCCTGTTTTTTGGCGCATTGCATGCTTAAAGGCTTGGCAG CTCTCTGGAGTGGTTGAAAACTATAAGATTCTACAAGCAAAGTACGACACTTCATGGAGAAAAATGTGGCTTCTAAGACCAAGGATTCGCACTGATG GTCTGTATGTGAGCAGGAATACCTATATTCGTACTGGAATTGCAGAATGGAAGATCACTAACCCAGTTCACTTG GTGTGCTATTACCGGTACATGAGATTTTTTCCTTCTGGCCGATTTCTGTACAAG AATTCATCTCAAAAACTCAAGGATGTAGCAAAATTCATGAATTTCCGTTCAGCCAAGGCAGACTCTGTTTTCAGTGGCCATTACACATTCTCAGATGATAAG GTTGAAGCTGCAGTTTTGTATCCAGGCATGCGCCCTACTGTGTTGAGAATCCGCCTAAG GTTAAGAGGAACAACAGCAGGGGCAAACAATAGGATGGATTTACTCTCACTTGTTACAAGTGGTGTGAACGATAATGAGGTTTGTGGGCCTGATGAGGACATCCTTGGGGTGGTTGAAGGGTGGCAGGATGACGAGACTCACAACCCAGATGTGCCGGCTGTCTCACACAAGAGGGGTCTAACACCCTTTGTCTTTGTTCCATTTGAGGAG GTAGAGACATCGTTTCTGAATCTGCCGGTGGAGAAGATGGATTATTTCGTACCTGGCTGA
- the LOC117621371 gene encoding acetyltransferase At1g77540 — protein sequence MATPAASSAAEAPKIVWNEAKRRFESEDQKAYIEYVLRENGKVMDLVHTFVPSSKRGLGLASHLCVAAFNHAKSNSISVIPTCSYVSDTFLPRNPSWNSVLYSGPGEMKSSI from the exons ATGGCAACACCAGCAGCTTCGTCCGCGGCAGAAGCTCCAAAGATTGTGTGGAACGAAGCCAAGCGAAGGTTCGAATCGGAGGACCAGAAGGCGTACATAGAGTATGTGCTCAGGGAAAATGGAAAAGTGATGGACTTGGTGCACACCTTCGTCCCATCTTCCAAGAGAGGCTTGGGCTTGGCTTCCCATCTCTGCGTCGCGGCCTTCAACCACGCCAAGTCCAATTCCATCTCTGTCATCCCCACCTGCTCTTACGTCTCT GACACTTTTCTCCCGCGGAACCCTTCCTGGAATTCTGTTTTGTACTCAGGACCAGGAGAGATGAAGTCTAGTATATGA